In the genome of Brachypodium distachyon strain Bd21 chromosome 3, Brachypodium_distachyon_v3.0, whole genome shotgun sequence, the window gggcgcagCGACTAGCGTTGCCCGCTGGTCGAGCCTCGAGCGATCCTCACTTTCCCGTATCACAAACGTGTCAGCCACGTATTCTGGCTGTGTCCctcttttttccctttttattAATTCAAAAATCAGGCGATTCTCGGGGACACACGTATCCAGGCGTGTCCCCGTATCCCGGTGTGTCAGCACGGGGTTCTGGCCGTGTccctctttttcccttttttttaattcaaaaatCAGGCGATACTCGGGGACACACGTAACCCGGCATGTCAGCACGGGGATACGGCAGGTCTGGTCGTATTGGTGCTCCAGAGTGTATCATATAAAGAAAATTAACAGACACAGGAACTGACGCAAGCATATGCTTCAAAGTATATAAAGGAACATTGTTGGGGAGgttgttacaaaaattatacatgAGTCCTAAAATCTAATGCATAAGTGCTTTGCAAGTAGTCTTATTCACACTACCAATTGTAGTATGATGTGAGAATATTATATGCAATTAAAACAGAGACAACGTCATCTAATAAGCAGTAACAATTAAAgctcaaagaaaagaatatcAACTAAAAGGTAACAAAACAAGAGTAAACTCCAAATTGTGCAGTGCTAGACAATGGATAAAGCTTGTAGGTTGAAATATAAtaatatgatcaaaatagagGACAGACCTTTCTCAATTTCATCATCCAAATCAAAGTCCAGATCTTTTCCACCTTCCTCGTCATCATCCATGCCACGTTTAGAGAGCCCAAGCCTATCTTTTCGAgctgcttcatcttcttcattttcCTCACCTTTATCAGAATTATTACCCTCCTCATTATCTTTCCCCTTCTTAGGACGAgcactttctttttctccatcATTTGTAGGTTCAAGTTTCTTTATATCTGAACCGAAGGCAGCTGGCCCATTTGTAGCTGCTTTCATCATCCAACGTTCATAACCAGTTGCACTAGTCTTTCTCTTATTCATCTTCTCTTCGGCCTCTTCCAGAGTCAGTTGTTTGTACTGTGCAACTTTACTGAAGTTATACCTGGTACAGCAAACACAAATAAATTCATGACGATACATTTCATCTAGCTTCAGCTCTTACACAAAAAGTAATTGTGATCGCAATCCGTAAAGCATTGCTAAAACAATTGAGGTTCTCATAATAAGGATTATCTTCACAAAACTTGTACACTGCTGCTACTTCCTAGTTCCTAGAATGCTTGccataaatattttttgttctctACCAATGATATCATGTCAAGACACATGACAATTTTGTAAATTTGTTGCAGAAATTACATTCATAGGCATTGATTCTTTGTTGATTTTGTTCAAGTATATGATAACAAAATCCACTGGTCTAAATTGCAACAAATAGACACTGAAAGTCAAGCTTGACACTCACTTTTTCCCCAAATCAAGAGGTGCTGGAATCCTGATTTGAGTTAACACAATGAAAAGCGTAGCAAAATGAGGAACAAGTTTATTACCAGGAACCAGCAGGAAATGCGTGAAATTCCTTGCCCTGCATCATTAACAAGTAGTATGTAGCTGTTGCTGACTGTGATCCCTCCATATGACCCTGAAACTGGTATTGACCAGTTTCATCTTCTAAAATCCATGGCTTCCGGTTGTATTTCTCCTGGGATTTTCAAAATGTAAATACAAAAAGTAGGGAATGGCCAGCTACACAAAATTTCCACAAATTTCAGGATTGCCATGCCTCAAAACAATTACGAATGATGATCCACAAATACATACCTGCATTTTGTCAGTAAGCTGCCGTCCTTGCAGGCCCTCCTTATGAAGAGACCATTTGTTCTCAgcattctttttctttgagaaaGGAGGTAAACCAGTGACGAATCTTCCAATAGAGAATGCCTTATCCGTGCTAGCATTTGCCCGCACATTGTATTCCTGCATGAGAAAGATTCACCCAATTCACAAAACTGACAAACCGCATGAGTTGTGCTGTAGATGAAACATAATAATCTAAGTGATAATTTCCAGAGCAGTAACTGTATAGTAAACATGAAGAGCGTGCATCAAACTGTGAAACTAGAATGAGGTGTATTCTAGCTCGCAGCCACACCACGAACAGTGAACGATAATGGATGTTGACAGCTTGCTCCCAAAACTTTAtgacacaaaacaaaatatgcagTATCTTCAATTAGTGCGCAGCAGAGGTTATGTAGCATCGAAGGGATTTTTAACCAGAACAATACCTGTCAATTTGATAGATTTTGTTAACAAAACTTTTTAGCTCTCTCATATGTTTAATACCAAAGTCAGGTCAACTGCATTAATAGATGATACAATATTGTCTAAACGGTCGATATTCCAAAATTTATAAACTTCAACATCAGAGATATCAGTAACAACTTTGATAAAATTTGGAAACATGTATCGCTTCCTTGCAAGGTCATAACAAGGTTGCACAAACAGGTCAGTGAAAGCTAGAAAATTCTACCGTAGTCCAATTTACCTCCCAAACTTTGAAAGAAATAGATGAGTAATGTAACTTGTACAGTATTAGTAAAAGTTTAAGATCAGAATCGCTAAAGTCGATCAATTTATACCGGTCAAATCCCCAAACAATGTTATTGGTTTTCTCACACGTGCCTTGAGCAGCATCAACTAGTGAAAAGTGAAAACTAAAAACAACCATTTGCATACATCCTGGTTATTGCTTCTTGACCGCAAAGTCTAGGAAACATGAATAGCACCAAGATCCAGACAAaattctctttttaattcatGACAACTTCTTagcacttttttttaactgtGATGATCTTGTGACATGATGCAAGCCAAAAGGTAAATTCAATTGCCAAGCAAGTCAATTTAACAAACTTGTCATGGCCATTCCTTATTGCACAAAGGTTAAAGAAACAGCAGTCCCTTTCAGCTCATAGAATCGTAGTGGCAAACTAAATTTCAGTCTATCGACACAATTTAACTCATTCGAGCGTGGAGACCCTAAATTGCACAATCCAGCATCTCAATCGCCGAAATGACCAGGCTTTCGAACCACGAGGCACCGCGCCACATCCAGTTACCAGAGCAACCGAACggcgaaaccctagatcaagaGCGCACGCGGAACCCGCACCAACGGCGATTGCCCGCGGAAACGGCTGGATCCATACCCTGATGAGGTTGGTGATGGGGGCGGAGCAGACGAGGCATCGGGCGCGGGAGAGCGCCATCGACTTGCCGCAAGAGCTGCAGAGCGTGGTGTGCTTGCACCCGGTGCCGTAGAGGTCCGACGGGGAGCCGCAGCCCTCGCACGCCGGCTTCAGCACCAGGTCCACGCTCCCCATTGTGCCGGAGGGGTGAGCGGCGGGCAACGGGAAACAGAGGGCGGTTCAAGGTCCCGGCGACCTCGACGGAGGTTTGAGAATCAGGGATTCGGTCCAGGTCTCGTCGTGCGTGATTTGCAGGTCGAAATGGAGAGGGTTCCTTTTtatcgattttttttcatccgAGAGAAGAGGGTTCTGCACGACTGCGGGATGGCACCGAACCCGGTCCGGCCGTCCGGTGGGCATGTACGCAAGAAGAGATCGAACATAATAGTCTTCTATTTAATATACTACTGGCTCAAATGACTTGTaacaggaaaacaaaataaaatgataaacTTAAAGACATGCATCAAAATTTTCTGTTTGGTCTTCTTTGACGAGCACCAACCATCCTTCTAAAACAGGTTTTTTTAAAGATATTCTCACTATATTCTTCTCTCAGAAAATAACAATCAAAATTTATAATGAACAAACATCCGCTCCTTAGTCTTCCGGAGCAAACAAGAATTGGAATTAGCATATCATATTGTAAGTTTTTGTTCATATACTTCTCTACCCTTATTTTAGAAGTTCTTTTTACCCCCTTCCTTGACATAGAGAACAACATTGAAGATAATGCCACAAGGGGTATCCATGTGGATACGATGCCACATAAATAACATGCAAAACACTATATATGGTTCTTCTAGTTATAAGTATAAAAGAGAAGTTATGGGAACTCAGTTCAGATAATATATATGCTCTTCAGGATTCAAGAAAACAGGTTCTAAAGACATAAGACACATTTTCAGTGAATTATAGAAATAGGAAATTAACAGAGATTTGTAACTTATCATTCACACTAAAACATGAGtgcatttttgaattttttgacaAGGTTTAATGTAGTGAACAGTAAAGACACAAGTGTCAAGTATGCTCACGTTCCAAATAAGTGTATGCAATATTAGTGGCAATATATGATCACGGTTTGCATAATAACAAGATCATGTCTATCACTTCTCAGTTTCCATACAGATAAATTTCAGAATAATTCAAGAAACTAACACCTGACTCACTTGCAACTACAATTAAATCCGTATACAATGCTGAATTGTATACAAAACTATATAGAAGAGATTCATATCAAGTGTAGCATCAATTGCTAGTATTAAAGATTCCAATCGATAACACCTTGACTTAAATCAACAAGCGGCATATCACTACAAAGTCACACGGaagaaaacataaatacaACTGCTTCACAGAGGTCCAGAGTTTGGGCAAACATCTGTTTAGAACGAACAGGAGTTCATAAGCAAATGCTGCGAAGCTTAACAAGAGCAGGAAATCGGAACCATGTGAAGGTAATCTGTTACCTCTAGCAGGACGATGACGAACTCCATGCCTTTGTTGCCGGGAGGTAGGTCTAGGACGACGGGGAGCAGCCGGATGCCAATCCGGCGACAGACAACGAAGTCGTTGCGCCGGTCTCCTCCTCTAGCTTGCAGCGCAGCGCTACGAGTCTCTGTCCATCGAATGTGAAGTCCTTCCACGTGCCCTCGTCGAAGCCGtccacgccgccgtcgtcccTGGCCGTGTTGTAGAAGATCTGCCACATGCCCGACGTGTGGGAGACGACGGAGGAGTATGGGAGGAAGGTGGCGAAGCTATGGGGGAGGCTGACGGTGGCGATGCCAATAGGGCTGGGGGTGGGGAAGGGAGGatggaggagtttggaggcGGGAGGATGCTGGGGCGTGCGTGCGGGGATGTGAGGGAGATGGAGTGGTAGACCGTCCGCCGTCCCTAGtcaccgccgcggccgtcAATCAGGAGATGGAGTGGTAGACCGGGAGGCATCGGGGTGAGAGGGAGAGGTGAGAGGAGAGGTATCGAGTGTGAGGGGAACGAGATACAGACGAAGGGAGGGAGGCTtgctgcggcggaggaggaaggcgaccGGGCGGGGGTGAGGGGATATTTTGTTCATGAAGAGGTACGGGACGCGGGGGGACGAAGAGGtgtttgacagacgacgaaAACGGGTGGTGAAaggaacggtccgtattttttagataggtatagattttttttaaaacgaTCTCCTTTTTTGTTGGTTcataaaatatatatagttCGATACAatcaaaatgaaaacaaacaaTGAAAATTCTCAATAAAACTGAATATTGTGGTCCTTTAAAGTCAACTTCCGTAAATTCATCATTCGTGTTTTGGTGTTTCTCCACGTATTTTGTGATAAACCATATTTTGCCAACATTTGGGAGTGTTAGTTTTATCACAAACGAAATGTACCTTCAATCTTCTTTTTGTTAGCTTCTCATGAATCATATTGAATCCatatattcaaatttcaatGGTACACGTTAGCACCTTTTTACGTATGTGATTTAATTTTCTAGCATTATCGATAATAATGTTGTGTTCCAGAGAACTCCGTCACCATCTAGCCGTTGTATGTTACTTCAGTAAAGTTGTAGAATCATACATAATTTGGACAGTAGATGTTACCAGCGACAGACATCTTTGTCACTCTTCATTATCCATACTATAATGTTATGTGATGCCATCTATCATTCATAGATGCATTAATTTGTGAAAAAGCTTGAGACAATGATAGAACATAATGAAGGGAACACCTTGGTTCCTCACCTGGTCACAATCACATGTAGTGACTTCAAATATGTCACCACATAAGATGCAGGTCCATAAGTAAAACATAGTAAAGAAGGCGTAAGCATGGTGAATGTTTCAACCAAATGCTAGATTGACCTCGTCAATTAGTCGGGTCAAGGTGTTGTTTGATGTGGAATAATAGGAGAAGCTAACTGGTCATGCTAGTTGCCTCGTCAACGACAATGTTTCATTGTGACATGTGTACTCCATTATCTATTAATGCCGAGGCACTTAAGATATCATAATCTTAAGTATAGGATCTTCATAATTTAGAATGGCCGAGTTGAAACACCTTGTCCATAAGCAGCATGTGGTAAAAACAAAATGACATGCAGCAAAACAGCGACAACGAAGCTAAACCTAAGAAGCGGGTAGAAGAGAGAAATAGAGGTGGAGAAGAGAACATGATTGTACAGTATGGTCtcgaagagagagaaaatagaAGTATTAATTATGACGTGACAACAAATAACAGGCATTACCATGATTGATAAGCGCGGTGTTTATGTATCTTTGTTTTTATAGCCACCAATTTTTATGTACATAAAATGCACTCGTATTCATTTGACAATTTGTATTCTACAGTATTCGTTTACTTTCAGAATTGGAGTCTCTTCAGAATTCGAAATATCGCGCTCGGTAGAAAACCTGTGTTTTGTTTCGTTCAGGACTCGGTGTTGCAAGGGTAGAGCACAAAACGATGAGACGGATAAAAATCGCTCGAAAGCCAGGCAAGACATCGCGGCGCACCAACCACGGCCCCCTCCTCACCTCCCCAGATGGCCGACGCCTCTtcaggcggcggccgcggccgcggcgcacCTCGTCCATCGACCGCCGCCAACCTTACGCCGTCGACGTCGGCTCCCTCGTCCCTCGAcggtggcctcctcctccgtctcctccaaaaccctcccccgcgcccGAACCAACAACAAACCCCCGTCCAGCCCCTCCCCGAGCAGCACAACTTCGTGgaccccgccgtcgccgccgtcgggtCTCTGTTCCCATACCCGCCGCAGGTTCACGGCCGAGGCTTCGCGtggccctcctcctccgccgccacccaaCCGCAGCTCCGGTTCCCCGATCCCCGCTTCGCGCAGCCGTCGGATCCCTACGCCGAGCGTGGAGGCGCTGGCCTCGGATCCGTGGATGGGGTCGCGAGGAGCAGGGGGGAGAAGCCAAGGACCGGGGCGCCGCCACCTGGGTTCGGCAAGGCGTCACCTCCTGGGTTCGGCAACGCGTCGCATCCTCGTGAGGTGCAGGATGTGTTTGGTGGAATGCAACAGAACATGGAGCAGGGAAGGGAGTCGAACCATCAACATCCGAAGGGTTTCGGTAGAGCACAGAATAATGAACATCAGATGATGCCCCCTTTTGCAGGAGGCCAGGGCGTACTCGGCAGATTGCCCCACGGGGAGCACCATACACCTCCAATCACAGTTGGCCGTGGAACAGCTTCTGGAATGCTGTacatggagcagcagcaggatcgCATATTGTCAAGGACGCCTCCTGATGCAAATGCCCATGGCATTGTTGGCAGGATGCCGCATGGAGAGCATCATATGCCTCAATTTGCTGGTGGCAGGTTGCTCCCTGGAGATCATCATAGCCATCCATCCACAGGTGGCAGGATACCGCACCAAGGTCAGCGGCAGCAACAGCCTGGCTTGGCAAACATGTCACAACATGAGCCGAGGTGGCAGGGTCATGGCTCACAGAAGCTGCCCAATGCGAATGTGTGTGAGATGaaagtgaaagaaaaacacCAGGTGATAGTACCTGCTAGCACTTCAGTTGGCGTAGATGTAAGGGAGGATAGAGGTAAGAAGATGCTGGCAGAAACAAATGGTTTGGAGGTTGATGGAGTCGGGGAAGTAGGTTATGAACATGGAATGCATGGACGGGTTGTAGTGGAGGGCAGCAATTTTGAAGTACCGTATCATAAGGGTGAGGTTAGATTTGCTGGGAAGACTGAACAAGACGATGAAAGCAAGGAGGAAGATGCTATAATTGAGCAGTTCATGGACACTGTGGTGATTGAGGGAAATGGTGAGGCCAATAACGTGGTGGTGCAAAGTAGTGGCTCAAGGAGTAAGGTAAACTGGAAATTTCTAGACAGCTTACTGTGAAGATTTaggctcagtttggcattgctgaactgtgctgcgctgaacttattttataatctgctgtgaaaaaatacacacaaaagtagagaaaagttagttagccaaacacgaaaatagtgAAAAGCGGGTGAAAAAACGGGATTATGgtaatccaccgcaatgccaaacgGAGCCTTAATTATGATCAAGTTCAACTACATGATTGTCTTGCATTTATTGCCTGATTCAGTTAATTTCTCATAGCCATCAAATGTACTAACTGTTAATTATAAGCCATCTGTTGCAAAATGGAAGGTGCCCACGCATCTGAAGATTTaagtttgaccaacaattagagtaagaaAATGTGGATTATTTGATGATAGATTTTTGTATCATGTTTTCCACCCTGCTCACTAGTCGCGGGAGCCATAAAATAGAGGCGATGGGGGTGGGATCTGCCATGTGAATCAAACGTGCCAACAATATTTACAAACAGGGCCAAACTATAGGAGCACCTGTCAGCAACCCCGGAGGTGTCTCCTCCACAATTGGGAACACTACCATGGTATTGTGGATGAATATTCATAGTTCTGTTGCAACTAAAATTGGAATTTAGCAATCCTAGTACACACGTTTTACACCTTCCTTTGATTGTTCTAGTATCTTGCTAGGTGCTGTAGGAATAGGGTGCAATTGGATGTTTAGGAGCTGTAAAGGTGAACCATGTAGTCGCAATtgctccctctgtcccatattaagtgactcaaatttgcccaaatatggatgtatctatacctaaaaagtgtctagatacatgtaatatttcggcacttaatatgggatggagggagtacaagttaATATTCACATTTTATTTGCGCTGGACTACTCGCCCAGTCGCCCACTGTCcaatttcttttttggatTGAGATTTCATCCTTCAGCAGTAAATCATAAATTATGACGCAGTTGGAGTGTGGACTGACTGGGAATAGTGGATGGTGATTGGTGAATACTGTTAATATGTATAGAACTAGCTGACTGCGTTGTTAAATAAACAAAGGAATAACGTGTAGTGCAGAAGCTATACTGGAAGGTGGAAGCCTCTTGTAAACATGAAGTGTTCCGTTTCTTCCGCTATGTTTGTTCGCTTGCATTCTAAAACTGTTTCTCGATTACTGGACACCCAGATGAATAATGTAGGTCCTTATGTAGAAACACGCGTGGCCACCTGACACTTAGAATGGACACGGTTTTCTGCTTGCTTAAAGGGCCTAGCAGATGTATAGTTCCCTTTTGGTGTTGCTAGTTTAGTGTtttctcattttgttttctgtggTCGTGTGTGTCCTTGAGCTTTGATGCATTTGCCACTCTGGCTTTGTTCTTCTAATTCAAAGATCTGCAGTTCTCCTGGCTTTTGTGAAAATAGGTTCTTTAATGGACTGATAGTATCTATAATTAAGTTGAGCCAGGGTGGAGAATATGTTCCTTGGTGTAGGTCGCTGTACGATATGAGATCATGCTTGATAGGAGAATTATAATTGGGGTAGACAAACATTAGGGAATGAGCTGCAGGATGGGAGTGATGGAGGCGGGGCACGATGGAAGTACTGTAGCTTGTGTTTAATCTTTGCTTAAATCATTAATTGATATAAATGGATTTTGTCTCCCCTTTTATTGAGATAGGCCTGTTAACTGAACTGAAAGATACAATGTAATCTAGTCTTACTCGAATGAAATCTAACTTTATCTCAGCCGATTTTGTAAGGaccaaaaaatacatataacattcactagatgtttttttagcCCGCTTTCCTTGTATGCTGGTAATGGCCCATGGCCACTATACTttctttactcctataaaagacTCAATTGGTGGCTGAGGTCCGTCATTTTCAGACCGCgtcactttttttctttttgcatcaCTTATTGATTTGGCAAAAATCATTGAGATGTGAACGAGATTATATGATCTAAGATAATAGAATAGTATACCATTCATTTTAAACATGTATTTCTTAAATCCGTAGCAACTCATGGGTATTGTCCTAGTGTATAAGAAAGCTTGTACGTTAGGAAACATAAATGGTATTCACTTAGATATTTAATTCTTGCTTCGATAAATTGACCTTCAGGTTGAAGGGAAACAAAGGAAGCTTTGATTGACAACATGTTTGTGCTCTAGGTCAAACACGGTCGAATGTATGAGTCCATTTGGGCTGAGCTAGATCCTATTCAAATTCATAGGCAGTGCGGCCGACCTGTTTCTAGAGCCTGGGCAAAGTCTAACAGCAACAACATAGACTGACTAGTagcatttgcctataaaaacTGCTGATTAACATGTGTGCTATAAATTTATAGAAGAGCTCTTGTGGAGCTCAGGCAGTCACTTGTGGTTGCTGGTTGGTGGTTCTGCCACTAATCATTGTTCAAGAAATCGGTAACTGCTTGGTCGGGTAGGGATTAGTGATATTTCGGACCGATTAATTGGTTTAATCGGTCGACCATTAATAGGTCCGAGAAGcgggaagcagcagcagagaagGAGAGGACAATTAGAGGGAGAGGGTGGAAGACACACCTGTAGAAGAAGGTCTTAATCGGACGGGGAGAATTATTAAGGGGGAGaaatttttatgtattttggGACAGAAATTTAATCAGCCCACCATGATTAATCGGGAATCGGCTGATTAATTCCTATGATTACCATTATTCTACACGGTGCTCGGCGATTAGTCGCTGAATCGGTCAATTTC includes:
- the LOC100846935 gene encoding UTP:RNA uridylyltransferase 1 encodes the protein MADASSGGGRGRGAPRPSTAANLTPSTSAPSSLDGGLLLRLLQNPPPRPNQQQTPVQPLPEQHNFVDPAVAAVGSLFPYPPQVHGRGFAWPSSSAATQPQLRFPDPRFAQPSDPYAERGGAGLGSVDGVARSRGEKPRTGAPPPGFGKASPPGFGNASHPREVQDVFGGMQQNMEQGRESNHQHPKGFGRAQNNEHQMMPPFAGGQGVLGRLPHGEHHTPPITVGRGTASGMLYMEQQQDRILSRTPPDANAHGIVGRMPHGEHHMPQFAGGRLLPGDHHSHPSTGGRIPHQGQRQQQPGLANMSQHEPRWQGHGSQKLPNANVCEMKVKEKHQVIVPASTSVGVDVREDRGKKMLAETNGLEVDGVGEVGYEHGMHGRVVVEGSNFEVPYHKGEVRFAGKTEQDDESKEEDAIIEQFMDTVVIEGNGEANNVVVQSSGSRSKDFRSDFSRGHHVSSQRVRFQRRIRACRYDIDQFSPSFLSIFESLVPSEEEIAKQNQLLIALSRLITMEWPNSKLYLYGSCANSFGFSNSDIDLCLSIDNNEMSKVDIILKLADILQAGNLQNIQALTRARVPIVKLMDPDTGLSCDICVNNLLAVVNTKLLRDYAQIDRRLRQLAFIVKHWAKSRRVNETYQGTLSSYAYVIMCIHLLQLRRILPCLQEMEATCYVTVDDNHCAYFDQVDKLNNYGAHNKETISSLLWAFFHYWAYQHDYTKDVISIRTGRIISKHMKDWTRRVGNDRHLICIEDPFETSHDLGRVVDKFSIKILREEFERAANILQYDPNPSVTLFEPYVPPPPSTSMEREGTASTAGVVL
- the LOC100846625 gene encoding transcription initiation factor IIF subunit alpha isoform X2; its protein translation is MGSVDLVLKPACEGCGSPSDLYGTGCKHTTLCSSCGKSMALSRARCLVCSAPITNLIREYNVRANASTDKAFSIGRFVTGLPPFSKKKNAENKWSLHKEGLQGRQLTDKMQEKYNRKPWILEDETGQYQFQGHMEGSQSATATYYLLMMQGKEFHAFPAGSWYNFSKVAQYKQLTLEEAEEKMNKRKTSATGYERWMMKAATNGPAAFGSDIKKLEPTNDGEKESARPKKGKDNEEGNNSDKGEENEEDEAARKDRLGLSKRGMDDDEEGGKDLDFDLDDEIEKGDDWEHEETFTDDDEAVDIDPEERADLAPEIPAPPEIKQDDEENEEEGGLSKSGKELKKLLGRASGQNESDADEDDEDDDDDESSPVLAPKQNDQPKDEPVDNSPAKPTPSSGHARSTPPASKSKQKRKSGGDDAKTSGSAASKKAKVEPDTKTSSIKEEAPSSLKHTSKASASSRNANVSPVTEDEIRTVLLAVAPVTTQDLVSRFKSRLRGPEDKNAFAEILKKISKIQKTNGHNYVVLREDKK
- the LOC100846625 gene encoding transcription initiation factor IIF subunit alpha isoform X1: MGSVDLVLKPACEGCGSPSDLYGTGCKHTTLCSSCGKSMALSRARCLVCSAPITNLIREYNVRANASTDKAFSIGRFVTGLPPFSKKKNAENKWSLHKEGLQGRQLTDKMQEKYNRKPWILEDETGQYQFQGHMEGSQSATATYYLLMMQGKEFHAFPAGSWYNFSKVAQYKQLTLEEAEEKMNKRKTSATGYERWMMKAATNGPAAFGSDIKKLEPTNDGEKESARPKKGKDNEEGNNSDKGEENEEDEAARKDRLGLSKRGMDDDEEGGKDLDFDLDDEIEKGDDWEHEETFTDDDEAVDIDPEERADLAPEIPAPPEIKQDDEENEEEGGLSKSGKELKKLLGRASGQNESDADEDDEDDDQDDESSPVLAPKQNDQPKDEPVDNSPAKPTPSSGHARSTPPASKSKQKRKSGGDDAKTSGSAASKKAKVEPDTKTSSIKEEAPSSLKHTSKASASSRNANVSPVTEDEIRTVLLAVAPVTTQDLVSRFKSRLRGPEDKNAFAEILKKISKIQKTNGHNYVVLREDKK